A section of the Alligator mississippiensis isolate rAllMis1 chromosome 8, rAllMis1, whole genome shotgun sequence genome encodes:
- the AKAP14 gene encoding A-kinase anchor protein 14 isoform X1: MDMEEEDEAIREKAQSLIETVIKGVKEQLEALQKKERGGLFSEADYVIGNIQWIACKDFTVERGRQQIEEYISQTWEFHESWLHWSDFLKEEQLKYSKRYHYRVRWSIPTCRKPIPQATACIYFIVEISNIKPPTLPIEVFFILESNRLIHRPGRCRFREKWLKDIIESKMILMESITF; encoded by the exons ATGGACATGGAAGAGGAAGATGAAGCCATCAGAGAGAAAGCACAGAGTTTAATCGAAACTGTCATCAAGGGCGTGAAAGAGCAACTTGAAGCTttgcaaaaaaaagagagag GTGGTCTGTTTTCAGAAGCTGATTACGTCATTGGAAACATTCAGTGGATCGCATGCAAGGACTTTACAGTggagaggggaaggcagcagattGAGGAGTACATATCT CAGACCTGGGAGTTCCATGAAAGCTGGCTTCACTGGTCAGATTTCCTCAAGGAAGAACAACTGAAGTACAGCAAGAGGTACCATTACCGGGTCCGTTGGAGCATCCCGACATGCAGGAAGCCCATCCCTCAAGCGACTGCATGCATCTACTTCATTGTAGAGATCTCCAACATTAAACCTCCT ACCTTGCCCATTGAGGTGTtcttcatcttggaatccaataGGCTGATTCACAG ACCAGGACGGTGTCGCTTTAGGGAAAAGTGGCTCAAGGATATAATTGAAAGCAAAATGATCCTCATGGAGAGCATAACCTTCTAA
- the AKAP14 gene encoding A-kinase anchor protein 14 isoform X3: MDMEEEDEAIREKAQSLIETVIKGVKEQLEALQKKEREADYVIGNIQWIACKDFTVERGRQQIEEYISQTWEFHESWLHWSDFLKEEQLKYSKRYHYRVRWSIPTCRKPIPQATACIYFIVEISNIKPPTLPIEVFFILESNRLIHRPGRCRFREKWLKDIIESKMILMESITF; encoded by the exons ATGGACATGGAAGAGGAAGATGAAGCCATCAGAGAGAAAGCACAGAGTTTAATCGAAACTGTCATCAAGGGCGTGAAAGAGCAACTTGAAGCTttgcaaaaaaaagagagag AAGCTGATTACGTCATTGGAAACATTCAGTGGATCGCATGCAAGGACTTTACAGTggagaggggaaggcagcagattGAGGAGTACATATCT CAGACCTGGGAGTTCCATGAAAGCTGGCTTCACTGGTCAGATTTCCTCAAGGAAGAACAACTGAAGTACAGCAAGAGGTACCATTACCGGGTCCGTTGGAGCATCCCGACATGCAGGAAGCCCATCCCTCAAGCGACTGCATGCATCTACTTCATTGTAGAGATCTCCAACATTAAACCTCCT ACCTTGCCCATTGAGGTGTtcttcatcttggaatccaataGGCTGATTCACAG ACCAGGACGGTGTCGCTTTAGGGAAAAGTGGCTCAAGGATATAATTGAAAGCAAAATGATCCTCATGGAGAGCATAACCTTCTAA
- the LOC102567650 gene encoding putative defense protein 3, whose translation MAHWTPSLLGALIFWTTAFPCVAFPTGAPASACKTMKPIHMGVHSQPHPAPYELLVWAHSFTNGWPITVQVLGPEYRGLLLEARMFGSTAALGTWQSPPNNTRFLQCSGNPQGAVTHSNMELKTSLATYTWLPLSSGCPPFIAFIATVAHSRETYWLNIKSKILWRDPTATCGTEKFTWTATTVIGLLFHLLLLLSCI comes from the exons ATGGCTCACTGGACTCCTTCGCTTCTCGGTGCTCTCATCTTTTGGACCACAGCTTTTCCCTGTGTTGCATTTCCAACAGGAGCCCCAGCATCAGCCTGCAAGACAATGAAGCCTATTCACATGGGCGTCCACTCCCAGCCACATCCTGCCCCCTATGAGTTGCTGGTGTGGGCACACTCCTTCACCAACGGATGGCCGATTACTG TGCAGGTTTTGGGGCCGGAGTACCGAGGCCTGCTGTTGGAGGCTCGCATGTTTGGCTCCACTGCTGCACTTGGCACTTGGCAGAGCCCCCCTAATAATACCCGGTTCTTACAG TGCTCTGGGAACCCACAAGGAGCAGTCACTCATTCTAACATGGAATTAAAAACAAGCCTGGCCACATACACTTGGCTGCCCCTGAGCTCAGGCTGCCCTCCATTCATTGCATTCAT AGCAACTGTGGCACACTCTCGTGAAACCTATTGGCTCAATATCAAATCCAAAATACTATGGAGAG ATCCTACAGCAACATGTGGCACTGAGAAGTTTACATGGACAGCTACCACTGTGATAGGCTTACTTTTCCACCTGCTGCTTTTGCTTAGCTGCATTTAG
- the NDUFA1 gene encoding NADH dehydrogenase [ubiquinone] 1 alpha subcomplex subunit 1 yields MWYEILPFAGMTWLCLVVPGISLTYFYRYSNGGKEKRAARNHFQWTLMERDRFVSGVNIYHRSKGLENID; encoded by the exons ATGTGGTACGAGATCCTGCCCTTCGCTGGCATGACGTGGCTGTGCCTGGTGGTGCCCGGCATCTCACTCACCTACTTCTACCGCTACTCCAACGGCGGCAAG GAGAAGCGGGCGGCGCGGAACCACTTCCAGTGGACGCTGATGGAGCGGGACCGCTTCGTGTCGGGCGTGAACATATACCACCGCAGCAAG GGCTTGGAGAACATCGACTAA
- the AKAP14 gene encoding A-kinase anchor protein 14 isoform X2, producing the protein MDMEEEDEAIREKAQSLIETVIKGVKEQLEALQKKERGGLFSEADYVIGNIQWIACKDFTVERGRQQIEEYISTWEFHESWLHWSDFLKEEQLKYSKRYHYRVRWSIPTCRKPIPQATACIYFIVEISNIKPPTLPIEVFFILESNRLIHRPGRCRFREKWLKDIIESKMILMESITF; encoded by the exons ATGGACATGGAAGAGGAAGATGAAGCCATCAGAGAGAAAGCACAGAGTTTAATCGAAACTGTCATCAAGGGCGTGAAAGAGCAACTTGAAGCTttgcaaaaaaaagagagag GTGGTCTGTTTTCAGAAGCTGATTACGTCATTGGAAACATTCAGTGGATCGCATGCAAGGACTTTACAGTggagaggggaaggcagcagattGAGGAGTACATATCT ACCTGGGAGTTCCATGAAAGCTGGCTTCACTGGTCAGATTTCCTCAAGGAAGAACAACTGAAGTACAGCAAGAGGTACCATTACCGGGTCCGTTGGAGCATCCCGACATGCAGGAAGCCCATCCCTCAAGCGACTGCATGCATCTACTTCATTGTAGAGATCTCCAACATTAAACCTCCT ACCTTGCCCATTGAGGTGTtcttcatcttggaatccaataGGCTGATTCACAG ACCAGGACGGTGTCGCTTTAGGGAAAAGTGGCTCAAGGATATAATTGAAAGCAAAATGATCCTCATGGAGAGCATAACCTTCTAA